One region of Triticum aestivum cultivar Chinese Spring chromosome 6B, IWGSC CS RefSeq v2.1, whole genome shotgun sequence genomic DNA includes:
- the LOC123133446 gene encoding uncharacterized protein isoform X1 codes for MGKKQPDQSSRRRSRCHGVEGRRWPHHKQARTRTTPGFGDGIIRGLGLLHGQGGGALGGGDLSTSSRSDDVCKEGKMQTSNAEDVFKALDEIEFPELVEPLRTALDGLCCCLLVSSILLQSDVL; via the exons ATGGGAAAAAAGCAGCCAGATCAAAGCTCTCGTCGCCGCTCGCGTTGCCATGGAGTGGAGGGTCGCCGTTGGCCGCATCACAAACAAGCGAGGACGAGGACAACGCCTGGATTCGGCGATGGCATCATAAGAGGCCTGGGCCTCCTCCACGGACAAGGTGGCGGCGCACTTGGCGGCGGCGATCTGAGCACCAGTTCAAG GTCAGATGATGTGTGCAAGGAAGGAAAGATGCAGACAAGCAACGCCGAAGACGTCTTCAAAGCGCTTGATGAGATTGAGTTCCCAGAGTTGGTAGAGCCCCTGAGGACTGCATTGGATGGTCTGTGTTGTTGTCTACTTGTCTCCTCAATTCTTTTACAGTCCGATGTTCTTTGA
- the LOC123133446 gene encoding uncharacterized protein isoform X2, with protein MDRGTLERMPRPTRAERQKRQTNLRAKSINYYIYRNHHKRFLKKSFRLLQFSFFTAQRLQRSDDVCKEGKMQTSNAEDVFKALDEIEFPELVEPLRTALDGLCCCLLVSSILLQSDVL; from the exons ATGGACAGGGGAACACTCGAGCGCATGCCGCGCCCAACTAGAGCAGAGCGGCAAAAGAGACAAACAAACTTGAGGGCAAAATCCATTAACTACTATATATACCGGAATCATCACAAACG TTTTCTGAAGAAAAGCTTCAGGCTTCTGCAGTTTTCATTCTTCACGGCGCAGAGGTTACAGAG GTCAGATGATGTGTGCAAGGAAGGAAAGATGCAGACAAGCAACGCCGAAGACGTCTTCAAAGCGCTTGATGAGATTGAGTTCCCAGAGTTGGTAGAGCCCCTGAGGACTGCATTGGATGGTCTGTGTTGTTGTCTACTTGTCTCCTCAATTCTTTTACAGTCCGATGTTCTTTGA
- the LOC123138801 gene encoding probable disease resistance RPP8-like protein 2, giving the protein MFNDLPYHLKTCLLYLSVFPEDNWINKNTLIWRWVAEGFVSNKQGIGSFEQGESYLNELINRSMILWIEPCHRVNVGRCRVHDMVLDLIRSLSILRVLVLEECEFLAGGCRLEHVGKLVHLRYLGLFGTPIDELPREIGKLMYLQSLDVRESGIEELSPSVGELNKLMCLRASKGTRMLADVGKLTSLQELRLFSVDKVPNFFKDLGKLTELMVLEIHFDKMDERAHRALVKSLCNLRRIKTLEIYCDSVDIEEWPHHGGWEDWTPAPYEIRELTLSGMVLPRRLPWMAPSCVPHLSYLLFTAQVVEQQDLRILGGLPSLRCLYISSVDNCPLYTVLASDEFQNLRYLSTNIDIKCGEGALPMLHKLVCGASIGMEDIGLVPGSMPLLEKVTYWLNCKNCNGDEVEETEAKLRHATRIHPNSPALAIRRHNYKHTSSGTYKDQQQGLPRLIIQSLKRVIRDGGEVSATDEEPDDGGARKIARIVKEEAAAAPPMLKSCCSINKV; this is encoded by the exons ATGTTCAATGATCTGCCCTATCACCTCAAGACTTGTTTGTTGTACCTAAGTGTCTTTCCAGAAGATAACTGGATCAACAAAAATACATTGATATGGCGGTGGGTTGCAGAAGGTTTCGTTAGCAATAAACAAGGGATAGGGTCATTTGAGCAGGGGGAGAGCTATCTGAATGAGCTCATAAATAGGAGCATGATCCTGTGGATAGAGCCATGCCATAGAGTCAATGTAGGCCGTTGTCGTGTTCATGATATGGTGCTTGATCTCATCCGTAGCTTATCAA TACTGCGTGTACTTGTTTTAGAGGAATGTGAATTTTTGGCGGGAGGTTGTCGCCTTGAGCATGTTGGAAAGTTGGTTCACTTGAGGTACCTAGGACTGTTCGGCACACCTATtgatgagctcccaagagaaataggAAAGCTTATGTACTTACAGTCGCTAGATGTAAGGGAAAGTGGTATAGAAGAGTTGTCCCCGTCTGTCGGTGAGCTAAACAAGTTGATGTGCCTGCGTGCTTCTAAGGGCACAAGAATGTTGGCAGATGTAGGTAAGCTAACCTCATTACAAGAGCTGCGACTATTCTCAGTGGATAAGGTTCCAAACTTCTTCAAAGATTTAGGGAAGCTAACAGAGTTGATGGTGCTTGAGATCCATTTTGACAAAATGGATGAGAGGGCTCACAGGGCTCTTGTGAAGTCTCTATGCAACCTCCGCAGAATCAAAACTCTGGAGATATATTGTGACTCGGTGGATATAGAGGAGTGGCCTCATCATGGCGGCTGGGAAGATTGGACGCCAGCACCTTATGAGATTCGTGAGTTGACACTGTCTGGCATGGTTTTACCAAGAAGGCTGCCGTGGATGGCTCCCTCGTGTGTCCCCCACCTATCCTACCTGTTGTTCACAGCTCAGGTGGTGGAACAACAGGATCTGCGGATCCTCGGGGGTCTGCCATCGCTTCGCTGCCTGTACATCTCGAGTGTTGACAACTGCCCTCTGTATACTGTTCTAGCAAGCGATGAGTTCCAAAACTTGAGATATCTGAGCACCAACATAGATATTAAGTGTGGGGAGGGAGCACTGCCTATGCTTCATAAATTGGTATGTGGCGCCAGCATAGGAATGGAAGATATTGGTTTGGTACCGGGCAGCATGCCTTTGCTGGAGAAAGTCACCTACTGGCTAAATTGCAAGAATTGCAACGGTGATGAGGTGGAGGAAACGGAGGCAAAGCTGAGGCACGCCACCAGGATCCACCCCAACAGTCCCGCCCTTGCAATACGAAGGCACAACTACAAGCACACTTCCTCTGGAACATACAAGGACCAACAACAGGGGCTGCCAAGGTTAATTATTCAATCACTCAAGCGTGTGATACGTGATGGTGGAGAGGTTTCGGCCACCGATGAAGAG CCGGATGATGGTGGCGCGCGCAAGATAGCTCGTATCGTCAAAGAGGAGGCAGCGGCAGCGCCGCCCATGCTTAAATCATGTTGTTCCATTAACAAG